TCGAACATCAGGAACTGCCGGATGAGGCGCGGCTGGATGTCGGCGGTGTGCTTGCGCAGGTAGGGCTCCAGCGCGCAGCTCATGCGCAGCAGGGCGGTCATGGCCGCATGCTCGGTGACCGGCCTTCCGAGGCTTCGGCCAAAGCCGGCCTGCAGGAGGCGTCCGGTCAGCTGGGCCCGCTCGATGAAGACGCCCAGCTGCAGGAAGCCCCAACCCTCGCCATGGCTCATCGTGGCGTCCGCGGCGCCCTTGAAGAGGTGGAGGTCGGCGATGATGTCGTGCAGGAACTGGGAGGGGGCGTCGGTGAATTCGCGGCTCGCCTTGGGCCCGGTCACCCGCAGGTAGATCAGGTTCAGGCGCTCCCAGGTCTCGGTGGTCAGCTGGTCGCGGACCTGGCGGGCGTTCTCCCGGGCCCGGGCCAGGGCGGCGGTCACGGAGTCGCCGTCCTCGCTGTCCATCGTCATGGCCAGGGCCGCATCCCAGGGGGTCAGCTCTCCCTCCGGTTCGCCGTCCGTGACGGCCGAGATCACCATGCGGGCGACCTGCCCAGAGCTCTCGGTGCGGTCGAGGGTGGCGTTCAGCAGCACGTCCGCCAACCGGCACATGTGCTCGGCCCGTTCGACGTAGCGGCCGATCCAGTAGAGGCTGTCGGCGACGCGGGCGAGCATCATGGCGAACCCTCCTGTCCCTCAGCCTCGCCCAGGACCCAGGTGTCCTTGGACCCTCCGCCCTGGCTGGAATTGACCACCAGCGAGCCCTTGCGCAGGGCCACTCGGGTGAGCGCGCCCGGGGTCACGCGGATCTTGTCGCCCGACAGGATGAAGGGCCGCAGGTCCACGTGTCGGGGATCGATCGCCCCGTCTATCAGGCACGGAGCGGTCGACAGCTGGATGGTCGGCTGGGCGATGTAGTTGCCGGGGTCGGCCCGGAGCGCCTCGGCGAAGCTCTCGCGCTCGGCCCGGCTGGCGTGGGGCCCGACCAACATGCCGTAGCCGCCCGAGGCCCCCACCGCCTTGACGACCAGCTTGTCGAGGTTGGCCAGGACATGGGAAAGCTGGGCGGGTTCGCGGCAGAGATAGGTCTC
The sequence above is a segment of the Phenylobacterium parvum genome. Coding sequences within it:
- a CDS encoding alpha-E domain-containing protein, translating into MMLARVADSLYWIGRYVERAEHMCRLADVLLNATLDRTESSGQVARMVISAVTDGEPEGELTPWDAALAMTMDSEDGDSVTAALARARENARQVRDQLTTETWERLNLIYLRVTGPKASREFTDAPSQFLHDIIADLHLFKGAADATMSHGEGWGFLQLGVFIERAQLTGRLLQAGFGRSLGRPVTEHAAMTALLRMSCALEPYLRKHTADIQPRLIRQFLMFDEDFPRSLRFATARIEEHLSGVGRNVDLGGAAGPERLAGRLKARLLYAEAETLTPEDSDLLVATVLEECARLHAGIYDTFVAYSLEMRLPA